From the genome of Gemmatimonadota bacterium:
TGCCGGCACGACCCATGAGGAGGCGGCGGAACGATGAAGAACCACTACGACGTCATCGTGGTGGGCCTGGGCGCCATGGGCTCGGCCACCTGCTACCACCTGGCCTCCCGGGGAGCGAAGGTCCTCGGACTGGAACGCTTCGACCTGCCCCACGCCCAGGGCAGTTCCCACGGGTATTCCCGCCACACGAAGACGGCGGTGTACGTGGACACGCCTTTCGAACCCTTCATTGAGCGGTCCTTCGAGCTCTGGCGGCTGCTCGAGGGCGAGACCGGCCAGCAGATCCTGGTGACGACCGGCTACCTGCGCATGGCCAACACGGGCTCGTGGGACCATTTGCGGGGCAAGGTCCGCCACGAGGTGCTGACCGCCGACGAAGTGGCCTACCGTTATCCTCAGTTCACGCTCGAGTCCGACTACCACGGTCTGTACGATCCGGTCGGCGGACTCCTGCGTCCGGAACTGGGCATCGCGAGCCACCTCATCCAGGCGCTGAGGCGCGGCGCCGAGATCCACGGCCGGGAAGCCGTGACCGGTTGGAAGGAGACCGCCCATGGCGTGGAGGTCGAGACCGAACACGCCCGCTACGGCGCGGACCAGGTCGTCTTTACCGGCGGTTCCTGGACCGACAGGCTAATCGCCGGCCTGGGCATCACCCTGACCGTCTCCCGGCAGCCCCTGGCCTGGGTGTGGCCCGCGCGGAACGCCGCGTCCTTCGACGTGGGCGCGCTGCCGATCTGGCAGATCCCCGCACCCGAATACGACGGCGAATACTATGGTTTCCCCATGATGCCAGACCATCCGGGGTTCAAGCTGGCGCTGCACACTTTCGGGGAAACGTCAGATCCCGAGCATCTGGACCGCGAAGCCCGTCCGGAAGACGAGGAGGAGGTTCGGAAGTGCCTGCGGCGGTTCATTCCCGACGCGGACGGACCGCTTACGGCCATGCGGATCTGCATGTACACCCGCACGGCGGACGAACTGCCCGTGCTCGACCGGCATCCGGCCCATGACCGGGTGACCGTGGGCTGCGGTTTCAGCGGGGGCGGGTTCAAATTCTCATGCACCTTCGGAGAATGGCTGGCCGAAACGGCGCTGGGGCAGCCCAACACGATCGCCAATGAGACTTTTCGGTTTGAACGGTTGTTAGAGGCGGCGAACACAGCCTGACCCGCAACGCGACCCGAATCGCAGTACGATCTAACTCAAATCCAAGCCCGATCCCGACCAACAGGAGCGACCACCATGAATACCCGGATCACCGACGACCAGTGGGCGGTATTCGAAAGACAGGGCTACCTTCGTCTCGGCAGCGTGATGGAACCGGGCGAGCTCGAACGGCTCCAGGAGCGCATCGACGACATCATGATGGGCCGGGCCGACATCGACTACGGCCGGGTCATGATGCAGCTCGACCGCGACCCGGAGCGCGGGGGCGACAAGCCCGGACCGCAGAGCAGGGGGCACAAGGGCGCCACGCTTTGCTACCGGAAGATCCAGGACCTGGAACTGGATCCGGTCTACCTGTCCTTCATGCGGAAGCCGATCTTCGAAGAGATCTGCGAGCGGGTCTACGGCCCCAATACGCCGGTAGCCTGCTTCCGGGCCATGTTCATGAACAAGCCCAGCGGCGAAGGGACGCCCCTGGTCTGGCACCAGGACCGGTGGACCGACCTGGACCGCGACCCCCTCGTCACGCTCTGGACGGCGCTCGACCCTGCCGTAGAAGCGAACGGCTGTGTGAAGATCATCCCCGGTTCGCACCGCCGGCTCATCAATCCGAGCCACGGGTCGGGTTTCCTGACGGAGGAGCAGGCCGAGGCCGCAGTGGCTGAGAACGAGCCCATCAACATGGAAGTGGCGTGCGGCGAAACCGTGCTAATGCACAACTGGATGCTGCACAGTTCCGGGACGAACCGCACCGATACGGCGCGGCGCGCCTTCAGCATATGCTTCATGAACGCGGCGACGCGGTCACGGGCCGGGCACACGTTCCCCGTCATTTTCGGCGAGGGGGCGCTGAGTCCCGCGCTTTGATCTGTACAACGACACAACCGCCGGCGACATCCGCCACAGAGGAACACCGGCAATTAACCTAAACACACCAGGGGATCCATCCACATGAACTTCAAAGGCAAGCGAGTCCTGACCGCCGTCTGTTCGGTGCTCATGGCCGCGTTTTTCGTTTCAGGCTGCGGGTCCGCATCGGAAACCGCGCGAACCAGCCTGCTCGACCAGATCAAGCAGCGGGGAACCATACGCGTCGGCGTATCGACCTTCGTCCCCTGGGCCATGCGCAACAAGCAGGGGGAACTGGTGGGCTTCGAGATCGACGTGGCCAGCCGCCTGGCGGCCGACGCCGGCCTGGAAATCGAATTCATCCCCACGGCCTGGGACGGGATCATCCCCGGACTCCTGGCCGGCAAGTTCGACGTGATCATCGCCGGCATGTCCATCACTCCCGCACGCAACCTGAGCGTGAACTTCACCCGGCCCTATTCCCATTCGGAGCTCCTGCTGGCCGCCAGCAAGGATGAGGCGGGCCATCTCGTCGACAAGGCGGACTACGATCGCGCCGACGTGACCATCGCGGTGCGCCGCGGCTCGACTTCGGTCCAGGCGGCGCGGAAAAACTTTCCCAGCGCGACCATCCAACAATTCGACGACGACATCCTCGCCTTCCAGGAGGTGCTGAACGGCAACGCCGAAGCCGTCATCGCTTCCTCACCCAAACCGGAACACGAGGTCCTGCGCAACAGCGACCGGCTGTTCATCCCCTTTAACGAACCCCTGGACCGCGGCGCCGAGGCCATCGCGATCCGCCAGGGAGAAACGGACGCCCTGAATTTCTTCGACAACTGGATCCTGCTGCGGACCGAGGACGGATGGCTGAAGGAACGGCGGGACTACTGGTTCAAGACGCTGGACTGGGAGGACGACGTGGCGGCGGACCAGTAAGCGCCGCTGCGTCGAGACTGGCGCGTTGAAGGTTTTAGGTTTCGACGCTGAGTCTTCCAGGTCGTCCGGAGTCTGATTCGCGGATGACGATTTCGACATCGCGTCCAAGGGTGGTCAGAAGGCGCAGAAGCCGATCTATGGAGTACTCCCGGAAGTCCCCTCTCATCAGTCGCGACACGTCGGGTTGAGACAAGCCGAGCAACTTCGCCGCATCGACCTGCTTCAGCCTACGTTGGCGAATGATCCTGTCGATCCGTGTCACCAACTCAGCCTTAAGCAAGTGCGTTTCGGCATCCGGCAAGCCAAGATCAGCAAAGACATTGCCACTGCCGCGTTCGATCTTCACTCGTTGAGATTTCATCGGTTTTGGTCTCCTGCGTAATTTGCCCGGTAATATTGTGCCGCGGAATTTGTCCTGCTGGAGCCCACCCATTCAATCGGTTTGAGTATCGGTTCGTTCATAGAAATATAGTGAAACCCCCATAAACAGACAGTCATTTTGTGTGTTCTGATTGACTCAGACTGACTCTTGGCTAAATCCTCGTAGAAATTGCATTGAAATGAAAATCGCACCCGATGATGATGCCTTACGCACCCAATTCCCGCTTGACATAGCCCGTCCTCCTGCGTATCTGTACAGACCCGAAATGACCGTGTAACGTGTTCCGCCGGAGCCCT
Proteins encoded in this window:
- a CDS encoding XRE family transcriptional regulator — its product is MKSQRVKIERGSGNVFADLGLPDAETHLLKAELVTRIDRIIRQRRLKQVDAAKLLGLSQPDVSRLMRGDFREYSIDRLLRLLTTLGRDVEIVIRESDSGRPGRLSVET
- the solA gene encoding N-methyl-L-tryptophan oxidase codes for the protein MKNHYDVIVVGLGAMGSATCYHLASRGAKVLGLERFDLPHAQGSSHGYSRHTKTAVYVDTPFEPFIERSFELWRLLEGETGQQILVTTGYLRMANTGSWDHLRGKVRHEVLTADEVAYRYPQFTLESDYHGLYDPVGGLLRPELGIASHLIQALRRGAEIHGREAVTGWKETAHGVEVETEHARYGADQVVFTGGSWTDRLIAGLGITLTVSRQPLAWVWPARNAASFDVGALPIWQIPAPEYDGEYYGFPMMPDHPGFKLALHTFGETSDPEHLDREARPEDEEEVRKCLRRFIPDADGPLTAMRICMYTRTADELPVLDRHPAHDRVTVGCGFSGGGFKFSCTFGEWLAETALGQPNTIANETFRFERLLEAANTA
- a CDS encoding phytanoyl-CoA dioxygenase family protein, translating into MNTRITDDQWAVFERQGYLRLGSVMEPGELERLQERIDDIMMGRADIDYGRVMMQLDRDPERGGDKPGPQSRGHKGATLCYRKIQDLELDPVYLSFMRKPIFEEICERVYGPNTPVACFRAMFMNKPSGEGTPLVWHQDRWTDLDRDPLVTLWTALDPAVEANGCVKIIPGSHRRLINPSHGSGFLTEEQAEAAVAENEPINMEVACGETVLMHNWMLHSSGTNRTDTARRAFSICFMNAATRSRAGHTFPVIFGEGALSPAL
- a CDS encoding transporter substrate-binding domain-containing protein — translated: MAAFFVSGCGSASETARTSLLDQIKQRGTIRVGVSTFVPWAMRNKQGELVGFEIDVASRLAADAGLEIEFIPTAWDGIIPGLLAGKFDVIIAGMSITPARNLSVNFTRPYSHSELLLAASKDEAGHLVDKADYDRADVTIAVRRGSTSVQAARKNFPSATIQQFDDDILAFQEVLNGNAEAVIASSPKPEHEVLRNSDRLFIPFNEPLDRGAEAIAIRQGETDALNFFDNWILLRTEDGWLKERRDYWFKTLDWEDDVAADQ